One segment of Streptomyces sp. NA02950 DNA contains the following:
- a CDS encoding streptophobe family protein, whose protein sequence is MSANDGGRLPWGHALLAAIAAVSWAFLAMAGIAALGLHLLGADGAGALGPMTAAAMVLALGGTVTPSGDIETFGLKGAEAYSAIDIAPLGVSLVGAVLLGWLFLRSLRRAGPTVRGAELAVRAGLVVVFFLLLLTGLTWVGNDTITIDGAELGLDELGRRAERELLDRLPEELGDLGQIGAGLLPDRLAGLIDAKASVGFTVEAGRSLLGGAVWILAVLLLALLASRRTPLPPGAEALHRAVRPAVSALCGVLVLAVVAGLAAALYAVAGDDHPRLVFGTALLAAPNGVWLGTALGLFVPWHGSATGALVRVLPDPVDELLTGRGDEPITVGRLAELDGRVWLLVVASVLMMLAAGVLTAVRTPTEGAARSRPPLGAAAGRCALRLGLVTAPVLALLVWLTRVSAGASLSVFGFDAFGAALELHGSVPPALLLGAAWGAAAGAAGAMIARATGAEGRWATPLARDVAGGEPRGAAGGDAAGGAAHGGHGGHGTGGAGGGRYGGTDDERGSGTDDDGRGTGGGD, encoded by the coding sequence ATGAGCGCGAACGACGGCGGCCGCCTGCCCTGGGGCCATGCGCTGCTCGCCGCCATCGCGGCGGTGAGCTGGGCCTTTCTGGCGATGGCGGGCATCGCTGCGCTCGGTCTGCATCTGCTCGGCGCCGATGGAGCCGGGGCACTCGGTCCCATGACCGCCGCCGCGATGGTGCTGGCGCTGGGCGGCACCGTCACCCCGTCCGGGGATATCGAGACGTTCGGTCTGAAAGGCGCCGAGGCATATAGCGCCATCGATATCGCGCCACTTGGGGTGAGCCTGGTGGGAGCGGTGCTGCTGGGGTGGCTGTTCCTGCGTTCACTGCGCAGGGCGGGGCCGACCGTACGGGGGGCCGAACTCGCCGTGCGGGCGGGCCTGGTGGTCGTGTTCTTCCTGCTGCTGCTCACCGGGCTCACCTGGGTGGGCAACGATACGATCACGATCGACGGCGCGGAGCTCGGTCTGGACGAACTCGGCAGACGCGCGGAGCGGGAGCTGCTGGACCGGCTCCCCGAGGAGCTGGGCGATCTCGGGCAGATCGGCGCCGGACTGCTGCCGGACCGGCTCGCCGGACTCATCGACGCCAAGGCGTCCGTCGGCTTCACCGTCGAGGCCGGACGCTCGCTGCTGGGCGGTGCCGTATGGATCCTGGCCGTCCTGCTGCTCGCGCTGCTCGCCTCGCGCCGTACCCCGCTTCCGCCGGGCGCGGAGGCGCTGCACCGTGCGGTCCGGCCCGCGGTGTCCGCGCTGTGCGGGGTGCTGGTGCTCGCGGTGGTCGCCGGTCTGGCGGCGGCGCTCTACGCGGTGGCCGGTGACGACCACCCCCGGCTGGTGTTCGGCACGGCGCTGCTCGCCGCCCCGAACGGGGTGTGGCTGGGCACCGCGCTGGGGCTGTTCGTGCCCTGGCACGGCAGCGCGACCGGGGCGCTGGTGCGGGTGCTGCCCGACCCCGTCGACGAGTTGCTGACTGGGCGGGGCGATGAGCCGATCACGGTGGGGCGGCTGGCCGAACTGGACGGACGGGTGTGGCTGCTGGTGGTCGCGAGCGTGCTGATGATGCTCGCGGCCGGGGTGCTGACGGCGGTACGTACGCCCACGGAGGGCGCCGCCCGGTCCCGGCCGCCGCTCGGGGCGGCGGCCGGGAGGTGCGCACTGCGGCTCGGCCTGGTGACCGCGCCGGTGCTGGCGCTGCTGGTGTGGCTGACCAGGGTCTCGGCGGGGGCGAGTCTGTCGGTGTTCGGCTTCGACGCCTTCGGCGCCGCGCTCGAACTGCACGGCAGCGTGCCGCCGGCACTGCTGCTGGGCGCGGCGTGGGGCGCCGCGGCGGGAGCCGCCGGAGCGATGATCGCCCGGGCCACCGGAGCGGAGGGGCGGTGGGCCACCCCCCTGGCCCGGGACGTGGCAGGGGGCGAGCCACGGGGCGCTGCCGGTGGCGACGCTGCGGGCGGCGCCGCGCACGGCGGGCACGGCGGGCACGGCACGGGTGGCGCGGGCGGCGGACGGTACGGCGGCACGGATGACGAGCGGGGCTCTGGCACCGATGACGACGGACGCGGTACGGGCGGCGGCGACTGA
- a CDS encoding FHA domain-containing protein, protein MGHGVPELVLELNGQTWTLDPSRSYSLGRDPQGDMVLDDARVSWRHATVRWGGRSWVIEDHGSTNGTYVQGQRIQQMEIGPGAAIHLGNATDGPRLSLSGGGAGAAPAGGSGAYGRQAAMGIPQQGQRQGQQPPAQPPQQPGPGWPQQSAQQPPQGWQQQAQHPQAPPQQQPFIPQQQTPQAPHQQVPPQQGPPQQGPQPQQSPPQPQGPQGGPAGPVGAPPAQGDRPTTFHQLAVGRVMRIGRALENELVVSDLQVSRHHAEFRALPDGRFEIRDLGSHNGTYVNGQPVRQQIIGPADTVGVGHSTFRLVGDRLEEFVDTGEVSFSARHLTVTVDGGKQILKDVSFSVPEKSLVAVIGPSGSGKSTLLKALTGYRPANQGDVLYDNRNLYKQFAELRQRIGLVPQDDILHKELSVQKALRYAAKLRFPGDTAETEREARIDEVLRELKLDIHRDKKVTSLSGGQRKRVSVALELLTKPSLIFLDEPTSGLDPGMDRDVMQLLRGLADDGRTVLVVTHSVAELALCDKLLVMAPGGSVAYFGPPDEALNFFGYDSWADVFSAFENYRDYDWAGRWRGSQHYQMYAADLDSVAPQSVHVQPPPARMQKPQSWGSQLWTLMRRYLSVIASDKGFMGLMVILPAVLGSVSVVIPAKFGLQFAPKGSFNQAAGTILLILVVGMCFTGAANSVRELIKERVIYERERAVGLSRSAYLMSKVIVLGVITALQGVIICAIGLSTRKLPEEGLLMPPAAEICVAVIAIGFTSMMFGLVISALVKTAEKTMPLLVMFAIVQVVFTGVLFKIFGSPGVEQFAWLMPSRWAVGAAGATLDLGPGVGHMMAPWDSKKPNDLDPLWEHTSTQWGINVVVLIAIGIACGILVARLLRRHEPEVMRK, encoded by the coding sequence GTGGGGCATGGAGTGCCGGAACTCGTACTGGAATTGAACGGACAGACCTGGACACTTGATCCGTCCAGGTCGTACAGCCTGGGGCGTGACCCGCAGGGCGACATGGTGCTGGACGACGCGAGAGTCTCCTGGCGGCATGCCACCGTGCGGTGGGGCGGGCGTAGTTGGGTCATTGAGGATCACGGCAGCACCAACGGCACCTATGTGCAGGGCCAGCGCATTCAGCAGATGGAAATCGGCCCCGGTGCGGCCATCCATCTGGGCAACGCGACCGACGGTCCCCGGCTGAGCCTCTCCGGCGGCGGGGCGGGCGCCGCCCCGGCGGGCGGTTCGGGCGCCTACGGCCGGCAGGCCGCGATGGGCATACCCCAGCAGGGCCAGCGGCAGGGCCAGCAGCCTCCGGCTCAGCCGCCGCAGCAGCCCGGTCCCGGCTGGCCGCAGCAGAGCGCCCAGCAGCCGCCCCAGGGCTGGCAGCAGCAGGCGCAGCATCCTCAGGCGCCGCCTCAGCAGCAGCCGTTCATCCCGCAGCAGCAGACACCGCAGGCCCCGCACCAGCAGGTTCCGCCGCAACAGGGTCCGCCGCAACAGGGTCCGCAGCCGCAGCAGTCGCCGCCGCAGCCCCAGGGCCCGCAGGGCGGCCCCGCCGGTCCGGTCGGCGCCCCGCCCGCCCAGGGCGACCGCCCGACCACCTTCCACCAGCTGGCCGTCGGCCGGGTGATGCGCATCGGCCGTGCGCTGGAGAACGAGCTGGTCGTCTCCGACCTCCAGGTCTCCCGCCACCACGCGGAGTTCCGGGCGCTGCCCGACGGCCGCTTCGAGATCCGCGACCTCGGCAGCCACAACGGTACGTACGTCAACGGCCAGCCGGTCCGGCAGCAGATCATCGGCCCGGCCGACACCGTCGGTGTCGGTCACTCCACCTTCCGGCTGGTCGGCGACCGCCTCGAGGAGTTCGTCGACACCGGTGAGGTCTCCTTCTCGGCCCGCCACCTGACGGTCACCGTCGACGGCGGCAAGCAGATCCTCAAGGACGTCTCCTTCAGCGTTCCCGAGAAGTCGCTCGTCGCGGTCATCGGCCCGTCCGGCTCCGGTAAGTCCACGCTGCTCAAGGCGCTCACCGGTTACCGCCCGGCCAACCAGGGCGACGTCCTCTACGACAACCGGAACCTCTACAAGCAGTTCGCCGAGCTGCGCCAGCGCATCGGTCTGGTGCCGCAGGACGACATCCTGCACAAGGAGCTGAGCGTCCAGAAGGCCCTTCGGTACGCGGCCAAGCTGCGGTTCCCCGGTGACACCGCGGAGACCGAGCGCGAGGCCCGGATCGACGAGGTGCTGCGCGAGCTGAAGCTCGACATCCACCGCGACAAGAAGGTCACCTCGCTCTCCGGTGGTCAGCGCAAGCGGGTCTCGGTCGCGCTGGAGCTGCTCACCAAGCCGTCGCTGATCTTCCTGGACGAGCCGACCTCGGGCCTCGACCCGGGCATGGACCGCGATGTGATGCAGCTGCTGCGCGGTCTGGCCGACGACGGCCGCACCGTGCTGGTGGTCACCCACTCCGTCGCCGAGCTGGCGCTGTGCGACAAGCTCCTGGTGATGGCGCCCGGCGGTTCGGTCGCCTACTTCGGTCCGCCGGACGAGGCGCTCAACTTCTTCGGCTACGACAGCTGGGCGGATGTCTTCTCCGCGTTCGAGAACTACCGCGACTACGACTGGGCGGGCCGCTGGCGCGGTTCGCAGCACTACCAGATGTACGCCGCCGACCTCGACTCGGTCGCCCCGCAGTCCGTCCACGTCCAGCCGCCGCCGGCCCGGATGCAGAAGCCGCAGAGCTGGGGATCCCAGCTCTGGACGCTGATGCGCCGCTATCTGTCGGTGATCGCCTCCGACAAGGGCTTCATGGGACTGATGGTGATCCTGCCCGCCGTGCTGGGCTCGGTGAGCGTCGTCATCCCCGCGAAGTTCGGGCTCCAGTTCGCGCCGAAGGGCTCGTTCAACCAGGCCGCCGGGACGATTCTGCTGATCCTCGTGGTCGGCATGTGCTTCACGGGAGCGGCCAACTCCGTACGAGAACTGATCAAGGAACGGGTCATCTACGAACGGGAACGGGCCGTCGGCCTCTCCCGCTCCGCGTATCTGATGTCCAAGGTGATCGTGCTCGGCGTGATCACCGCTCTTCAGGGCGTCATCATCTGTGCCATCGGCCTGTCGACGCGCAAGCTGCCCGAAGAGGGGCTGCTGATGCCACCGGCCGCCGAGATATGCGTGGCCGTGATCGCGATCGGCTTCACCTCGATGATGTTCGGTCTGGTCATCTCCGCGCTGGTGAAGACCGCCGAGAAGACCATGCCGCTGCTGGTGATGTTCGCCATCGTGCAGGTGGTCTTCACTGGTGTGCTGTTCAAGATCTTCGGTTCGCCGGGTGTCGAGCAGTTCGCCTGGCTGATGCCGTCCCGCTGGGCCGTCGGCGCGGCCGGCGCCACCTTGGACCTCGGTCCCGGCGTCGGTCACATGATGGCGCCGTGGGACAGCAAGAAGCCCAATGACCTGGACCCGCTGTGGGAGCACACCAGCACGCAGTGGGGGATCAACGTGGTGGTGCTGATCGCCATCGGTATCGCCTGCGGCATCCTGGTCGCGCGGCTGCTGCGCCGCCATGAGCCGGAGGTCATGCGCAAGTGA
- a CDS encoding transglycosylase SLT domain-containing protein yields MPLPSIPGYNRLTKTHKYSAAGIAAAGAAALAFTVVPGGDADATTTAQDLPAKSVSWNSHKAQQDTLEKQSALASKQAKDAAAKKKAEEAAEKKAAEEAAAKKAAEAKAAKEREAKEAASRSAGRAQPVAEAKAKKDYPNNLDGWIRESLDIMKEKGIPGTYEGIHRNIIRESGGDPRAINNWDINAQNGVPSKGLLQVIAPTFKAYHVEGTSWDVYDPIANITAACNYAADRYGSMDNVNGPY; encoded by the coding sequence ATGCCCCTCCCCAGCATCCCCGGCTACAACCGACTGACCAAGACGCACAAGTACTCCGCCGCCGGTATTGCCGCCGCGGGTGCCGCAGCGCTCGCCTTCACCGTGGTCCCCGGTGGCGACGCCGACGCCACGACGACCGCCCAGGACCTGCCGGCCAAGTCGGTCTCCTGGAACTCGCACAAGGCCCAGCAGGACACCCTCGAGAAGCAGTCCGCCCTCGCGAGCAAGCAGGCCAAGGACGCTGCCGCCAAGAAGAAGGCCGAAGAGGCTGCTGAGAAGAAGGCCGCGGAAGAGGCTGCCGCGAAGAAGGCCGCCGAGGCCAAGGCCGCCAAGGAGCGCGAGGCCAAGGAGGCCGCGAGCCGTTCCGCCGGGCGCGCCCAGCCGGTCGCCGAGGCCAAGGCGAAGAAGGACTACCCGAACAACCTCGACGGGTGGATCCGGGAGTCCCTCGACATCATGAAGGAGAAGGGCATCCCCGGCACCTACGAGGGCATCCACCGCAACATCATCCGTGAGTCCGGTGGTGACCCGCGCGCCATCAACAACTGGGACATCAACGCCCAGAACGGCGTGCCCTCCAAGGGCCTGCTCCAGGTGATAGCCCCGACCTTCAAGGCGTACCACGTGGAAGGCACCTCCTGGGACGTCTACGACCCGATCGCGAACATCACCGCCGCGTGCAACTACGCGGCCGACCGGTACGGCTCCATGGACAACGTCAACGGCCCGTACTGA